The Marivivens sp. LCG002 genome contains a region encoding:
- a CDS encoding SDR family oxidoreductase, translating to MKLFDLTGRTALVTGSSMGIGFALAQGLAEAGAKIVLNARDAARLGEAADRLRAKGAEVDKLVFDVTDAASVQEAVNAYETAKGQIDILVNNAGMQHRTPLEDFPVEAFDRLMRTNVNSAFYVGQAVARHMIKRGAGRIINIASVQSQLARPAIAPYTASKGAITNLTKGMATDWAKYGLNCNAIAPGYFDTPLNAALVADADFSAWLEKRTPAGRWGKVEELVGACIFLASDASSFVNGHTLFVDGGITASL from the coding sequence ATGAAATTGTTCGATCTGACCGGCCGCACGGCGCTTGTGACCGGTTCTTCGATGGGTATCGGCTTTGCTCTGGCCCAAGGTTTGGCCGAGGCAGGCGCGAAAATCGTGCTCAATGCGCGGGATGCGGCGCGGCTCGGGGAGGCGGCGGATCGGCTTCGGGCCAAGGGCGCCGAGGTTGACAAGCTTGTCTTTGACGTGACGGATGCGGCATCCGTGCAAGAGGCCGTCAATGCCTATGAAACCGCAAAGGGGCAGATCGACATTCTGGTGAATAACGCGGGGATGCAGCACCGCACGCCCCTAGAGGATTTCCCCGTCGAAGCCTTTGACCGTTTGATGCGGACCAACGTCAATTCGGCGTTCTATGTGGGTCAGGCGGTTGCGCGGCACATGATCAAACGCGGGGCGGGACGGATCATCAATATCGCGTCGGTGCAAAGCCAACTCGCCCGTCCTGCGATTGCACCTTATACCGCGTCCAAGGGGGCGATTACCAATCTGACCAAAGGGATGGCGACCGACTGGGCCAAATACGGGCTCAACTGTAATGCCATTGCGCCCGGGTATTTCGACACGCCGCTCAATGCGGCGCTCGTCGCGGATGCGGATTTTAGCGCATGGCTCGAAAAGCGCACCCCCGCAGGGCGCTGGGGCAAGGTCGAAGAGCTTGTCGGGGCTTGTATCTTCCTTGCCTCCGATGCGTCGAGTTTCGTCAACGGTCACACATTGTTTGTCGATGGCGGGATCACCGCCAGCCTTTAA
- a CDS encoding L-idonate 5-dehydrogenase, with protein MKALYVHGKHDLRLTEIETEAPAAGEVQVTLARGGICGSDLHYFNHGGINAIRIREPMILGHEVSGVVSAIGEGVTNLKEGDLVAVSPSRPCGNCEECHRGLPNQCLNMRFYGSAMPFPHIQGAFRETLTAMASQCVKADGISAAEAAMAEPLAVALHGARRAGELLGRRVLVTGCGPIGLLCILAARRAGAGEIIATDVSDGVIPFAKAAGADVVINTLKDPEGLAPYTAGKGTIDVMFEASGVEPALRGGMATLRPRGRIVQLGLSNDMSLPMVMITAKELELVGSFRFHEEFAVAVRMMQQGLIDVKPLVTHSFALADYEAAFAVASDRSQAMKVQLEFA; from the coding sequence ATGAAAGCGCTCTACGTCCACGGCAAGCATGACCTTCGCCTCACCGAAATCGAGACCGAGGCCCCCGCCGCAGGCGAAGTTCAGGTGACTTTGGCACGGGGTGGAATCTGTGGCTCCGACCTTCATTACTTCAATCACGGCGGCATCAATGCGATCCGTATCCGCGAACCCATGATCCTCGGGCACGAGGTGTCGGGCGTCGTTTCCGCCATCGGCGAGGGTGTCACAAATCTCAAGGAAGGCGACCTTGTCGCCGTCTCGCCCTCGCGTCCCTGCGGGAACTGCGAGGAATGCCATCGCGGTCTTCCCAATCAATGCCTCAACATGCGGTTCTACGGCTCGGCGATGCCGTTTCCCCATATTCAGGGGGCGTTTCGCGAAACCCTCACCGCCATGGCCTCGCAATGCGTCAAGGCCGACGGGATCAGCGCGGCCGAAGCGGCGATGGCCGAACCCCTTGCCGTTGCCCTCCACGGGGCGCGCCGCGCGGGTGAACTCCTTGGCCGCCGCGTCCTCGTGACGGGCTGCGGTCCCATCGGTCTCTTGTGCATTCTCGCCGCCCGCCGCGCGGGTGCGGGCGAGATCATCGCCACCGATGTCTCTGACGGCGTGATCCCCTTTGCCAAGGCCGCTGGCGCCGATGTCGTGATCAACACGCTCAAGGACCCCGAGGGCCTTGCTCCCTATACCGCCGGCAAAGGCACCATCGACGTGATGTTCGAAGCGTCGGGCGTCGAACCTGCCCTTCGCGGCGGCATGGCGACCCTTCGTCCCCGTGGCCGCATTGTTCAGCTCGGCCTCTCCAACGACATGTCCCTTCCGATGGTGATGATCACCGCCAAGGAACTGGAACTCGTCGGCTCTTTCCGCTTCCACGAGGAATTCGCCGTTGCCGTCCGCATGATGCAGCAGGGCCTGATCGACGTAAAACCGCTCGTCACCCACAGCTTTGCCCTTGCGGATTACGAGGCCGCCTTTGCCGTGGCCTCCGACCGTTCGCAAGCGATGAAAGTGCAATTGGAATTCGCATGA